A single Maridesulfovibrio frigidus DSM 17176 DNA region contains:
- a CDS encoding MFS transporter has protein sequence MTTKSQISHPLMPWAVWAIATLYFFYDYMQQVAPSAMEPQLAAHFHADAASMGLISSVYFYSYALMQIPIGIMADRFGPHRPLAIAAIVSTCAGAFFTFTTTPAEAIGVRIMLGAATGFSFVSCLKLVSNWFPPEKFATMVGLTNIIGMVGAVMGEAPLTRAVAVSGWHGTILGIAAFGGIVALLIIFLVKDHPPVIIQKHTLADRGSGLAEALTALKTIASNPHAWLNASYAATINMIYTGFGALWGTSFIAKLYGISSTNAAIVVSMLFVGAIPGSFFFGWFSDKLGKRSLPMIIAASGGLICVSAVVYLPGIPMQLMYGLMFLLGFFCSGNVVAYAYGNDISPKGANGISLGFVNTFLIGGSALAQPIIGWMLVASSHGAKEFTLPDFRYSLSILVAAKAVALIAALTIGRTKSA, from the coding sequence ATGACAACAAAATCCCAAATATCCCACCCGCTAATGCCTTGGGCAGTATGGGCCATAGCCACTTTATATTTCTTCTACGACTACATGCAGCAAGTCGCCCCAAGCGCAATGGAGCCGCAACTTGCCGCGCATTTCCACGCCGATGCGGCTTCTATGGGACTTATTTCATCAGTATATTTCTATTCATACGCGCTCATGCAAATCCCAATCGGGATCATGGCGGATAGATTCGGCCCGCACCGTCCACTTGCCATTGCCGCCATTGTTTCTACTTGCGCTGGGGCTTTTTTTACCTTCACGACCACCCCCGCAGAGGCAATCGGAGTTAGAATCATGCTTGGCGCGGCTACGGGTTTTTCCTTCGTATCCTGTCTAAAGCTCGTATCCAACTGGTTCCCGCCCGAAAAATTCGCTACCATGGTAGGACTTACCAATATTATAGGCATGGTCGGGGCTGTAATGGGCGAGGCTCCGCTCACCCGCGCGGTGGCAGTTTCAGGTTGGCACGGCACTATCCTAGGCATCGCCGCATTTGGCGGGATTGTAGCTCTTCTAATAATATTTCTGGTTAAAGACCACCCTCCAGTCATTATTCAAAAGCACACTCTTGCAGACAGAGGGTCAGGCTTAGCGGAAGCTCTTACCGCACTTAAAACTATAGCATCCAATCCGCACGCATGGCTGAACGCGAGCTACGCCGCTACTATAAATATGATATATACAGGCTTTGGCGCTTTGTGGGGAACATCCTTCATAGCGAAACTCTACGGCATATCATCCACCAATGCGGCGATTGTGGTTTCCATGCTCTTTGTCGGCGCAATACCGGGTAGTTTCTTTTTCGGCTGGTTTTCCGACAAACTAGGCAAACGCAGTCTGCCCATGATTATTGCCGCTTCTGGCGGACTTATCTGTGTTAGCGCAGTTGTATATTTGCCCGGAATTCCGATGCAATTGATGTATGGACTTATGTTCCTGCTCGGCTTCTTTTGCAGCGGTAATGTTGTCGCCTACGCATATGGTAATGACATCAGCCCCAAAGGAGCCAACGGTATTTCACTCGGGTTCGTTAATACTTTTTTGATCGGCGGAAGTGCTCTCGCTCAGCCAATTATCGGCTGGATGCTTGTTGCAAGTTCCCATGGCGCAAAAGAATTTACCCTTCCGGACTTCCGCTACAGCCTTTCCATACTGGTGGCGGCAAAAGCTGTAGCACTTATAGCGGCATTGACCATCGGACGTACGAAATCTGCATAG
- a CDS encoding glycosyltransferase family 9 protein, protein MGDLILSFPLFLWLERTYPGHPIWVVAEEKFFRPLMPLSPQVVYFPWAGLGVLRKEKYELIINLSIRKQAASLAGELSSEGKLGPVSNSDGDAYILGDWQLYRASVVHNNRHNRFHWADLNALDCIPLDTISRTSWSDPRTLHGGDKRIGLFLGASEESKRPTVPFWAELCSEILSRGMKPVLFGGPDETGLGAEVTRAFGGPVLDMTGKLNLGELVAVGQSLQLFITPDTGPMHLAAWSGLKVLNLSMGNVNPWETGPYQNDHYVLRSTMSCAHGCWACSRDRLHCHDPFVPSRIAAIAKSMMRDDKAALLKTSLPGLRLYSSLQRTSGLYKLQHFSGHSSGAGDRLGLFWQEFFGMSFGLWDDAGTKLIWADFSENHPRLAQKMRSHLPGLGSEFSRGLAKSAPLSDNFWNSCPLIIRQFAGYIHLFLQNNNYDRPSWIKVLSLYERLASIVSGS, encoded by the coding sequence ATGGGGGATTTAATCCTTTCCTTTCCGCTTTTTCTGTGGCTTGAGAGAACTTACCCCGGTCACCCCATTTGGGTTGTGGCGGAGGAGAAGTTCTTCCGTCCCCTGATGCCCTTAAGCCCGCAGGTGGTCTACTTCCCTTGGGCGGGACTTGGTGTTCTTCGCAAAGAAAAATACGAGCTGATCATAAATCTTAGCATCCGCAAGCAAGCGGCCTCTCTTGCGGGTGAGCTTAGCTCAGAAGGCAAGCTTGGGCCTGTTTCTAACTCTGATGGCGATGCTTATATCCTTGGAGATTGGCAACTTTACCGTGCAAGTGTGGTCCATAATAATCGGCACAATCGCTTTCATTGGGCGGACTTGAACGCGCTGGACTGCATACCTTTGGATACTATTTCCCGCACATCTTGGTCAGACCCCCGTACTTTACATGGCGGAGATAAGCGCATTGGACTGTTTCTCGGAGCAAGCGAGGAATCTAAGCGCCCTACTGTGCCTTTCTGGGCTGAACTGTGCTCGGAAATACTTAGCCGCGGCATGAAACCGGTGCTTTTTGGCGGTCCTGATGAAACAGGGCTTGGCGCAGAGGTTACGCGTGCTTTCGGTGGCCCTGTGCTCGATATGACTGGCAAGTTAAACCTTGGCGAACTTGTTGCTGTGGGCCAGTCTTTACAACTTTTCATCACACCTGATACTGGGCCTATGCATCTTGCTGCATGGTCTGGCCTGAAGGTGCTGAACCTTTCCATGGGTAATGTTAACCCTTGGGAAACTGGCCCTTATCAGAATGACCATTATGTGCTGCGCTCGACTATGAGCTGCGCGCATGGTTGCTGGGCATGTTCGCGGGATAGGCTTCATTGCCATGATCCCTTTGTTCCTTCTCGTATAGCGGCCATTGCAAAGAGTATGATGCGTGATGATAAGGCTGCGCTTTTAAAAACTTCTCTACCGGGATTGCGTCTTTATTCGTCTTTACAGAGAACGAGCGGGTTGTATAAATTGCAGCATTTTAGCGGTCATTCTTCTGGGGCAGGAGATCGGCTAGGGCTTTTCTGGCAGGAATTCTTCGGTATGTCCTTCGGCTTATGGGATGATGCTGGAACTAAGCTGATATGGGCTGATTTCAGTGAAAATCACCCGCGTCTGGCTCAGAAGATGCGCTCACATTTGCCGGGGTTAGGCAGCGAGTTTAGTAGAGGGCTGGCTAAAAGCGCTCCTCTGTCCGATAATTTCTGGAATTCATGTCCACTTATTATTCGTCAATTCGCTGGATATATTCATCTTTTTCTTCAAAATAACAACTATGATCGCCCGTCGTGGATCAAAGTTTTATCTCTCTACGAACGACTTGCTTCTATAGTAAGTGGCAGCTGA
- a CDS encoding flagellar hook-length control protein FliK, whose amino-acid sequence MQILPHLDQSTNELAKITDRSNLVEDSYRSSMFDDFLYSSKEAGLESVYQPVQEAVADIRSTYDEAPSESVQYDDEVRSTSEYIEEAAREVANQSVDQQPQDIKVSREDWNEIKEELEEYGVDKKDIVDLEEKVMSEGGLSYGELVSELTGMMTSVKGFTLNPVQEQNMHSLFSKLGFTPDESKGMLTKISQGKMGEVVEQVQAKIASLPDSQPLQLSEDETKTLSEFFKLSGEKTSQLAKMVMTEGSTVGSVKKGFSMLEDVLTENTAVQDAKDLDLVKTVSNSLQNSIDKASDQTPDNFRMASAKVIRDSMGVGKDISEKNNPTAGEGEPENSHSVMTGKDTVGVASSSTTNHSGANSEAKSANNLDGKSDKSSTAGNQKGAFEGNAQDKNTFGSSTNGDSQTNQDGNNSASGDTKYTAKHWLENILTDSKDVDTWNDFFGKLTDGSTIKGESALLGEGLGSSSMGALKGAATAAQAGKTSGMWANTARSNVLEQVQEGAFKNLGQGTKQLTLTLNPLELGTVNVMIQVKNKEVQATIRAESPETAKVIAEQLEAVKQVLEEQGLKVEKLEVQTGLADSETQDSWNGAQDHNSAHYQEMMAGMKKRWQALRQEGTSLAQDMQNIEHAATISQSGLHVVA is encoded by the coding sequence ATGCAAATACTTCCACATCTCGATCAAAGTACCAATGAATTGGCAAAGATTACAGACAGGTCCAACTTGGTTGAAGACTCTTATCGTTCTTCAATGTTCGATGATTTTCTTTACTCAAGCAAGGAGGCTGGTCTCGAAAGTGTCTATCAGCCTGTGCAGGAAGCTGTTGCCGACATCCGTTCTACTTATGATGAAGCACCTAGTGAAAGTGTGCAGTATGATGATGAGGTTCGGAGTACTTCTGAATATATAGAAGAAGCCGCGCGGGAAGTAGCAAATCAGTCTGTTGATCAGCAGCCTCAGGATATCAAGGTCAGTCGTGAAGATTGGAATGAAATCAAGGAAGAGCTTGAAGAGTATGGCGTAGACAAGAAGGACATTGTTGATCTTGAAGAAAAGGTCATGAGCGAGGGTGGCCTAAGTTACGGTGAACTTGTTAGTGAGCTCACCGGCATGATGACGTCCGTAAAGGGTTTTACGCTAAATCCTGTTCAAGAGCAGAATATGCATTCCCTCTTTTCGAAGCTCGGATTCACTCCAGATGAATCTAAGGGAATGCTTACAAAAATTTCTCAGGGAAAGATGGGGGAAGTTGTTGAACAGGTACAGGCTAAAATTGCCTCTCTTCCTGATTCTCAGCCGCTCCAACTTTCAGAAGATGAAACTAAAACTCTCAGCGAATTTTTTAAGCTCTCAGGGGAAAAGACTTCGCAGCTCGCTAAGATGGTCATGACAGAAGGATCTACCGTCGGCTCTGTTAAGAAGGGATTCTCAATGCTGGAAGATGTCTTGACTGAGAATACTGCAGTTCAAGATGCGAAGGATCTTGATCTGGTTAAGACTGTTAGCAACTCTTTGCAGAACTCTATTGATAAGGCTTCCGATCAGACTCCGGATAATTTCCGCATGGCTTCTGCAAAGGTTATTCGCGACTCCATGGGAGTTGGCAAAGATATTAGCGAAAAGAATAATCCTACTGCTGGTGAAGGGGAGCCTGAGAATAGTCATTCCGTAATGACTGGTAAAGATACTGTTGGAGTTGCTTCAAGCAGTACTACAAATCATTCAGGAGCTAACTCAGAAGCTAAATCAGCAAATAATTTAGATGGTAAGTCAGATAAGAGTTCTACAGCCGGTAATCAGAAGGGTGCTTTTGAAGGCAACGCTCAGGATAAGAATACCTTTGGCAGTAGCACTAACGGTGACTCCCAGACTAATCAGGATGGAAACAATTCAGCGAGTGGTGATACTAAGTATACAGCTAAGCACTGGCTTGAAAATATTCTCACAGATTCCAAGGATGTTGACACTTGGAATGACTTTTTCGGCAAGCTGACTGATGGCTCTACTATTAAGGGAGAGTCTGCTCTTCTGGGTGAGGGACTTGGATCTTCTAGTATGGGAGCTCTTAAGGGGGCTGCTACAGCTGCTCAGGCTGGCAAGACTAGTGGCATGTGGGCAAATACTGCCCGGTCAAATGTTCTCGAGCAGGTTCAGGAAGGTGCTTTTAAGAACCTTGGGCAGGGAACTAAGCAACTTACTCTTACGCTTAACCCTCTTGAACTTGGCACAGTTAACGTCATGATTCAGGTTAAGAATAAGGAAGTGCAGGCAACTATAAGAGCAGAAAGCCCAGAGACTGCAAAGGTCATTGCAGAACAGCTGGAAGCCGTTAAGCAAGTTTTGGAAGAACAGGGACTTAAGGTAGAAAAGCTTGAAGTTCAGACCGGTCTTGCGGATAGCGAAACTCAGGATTCATGGAACGGCGCACAGGATCATAACAGCGCACACTATCAGGAGATGATGGCTGGAATGAAGAAGCGTTGGCAGGCTCTTAGACAAGAAGGAACCTCTTTGGCCCAAGATATGCAAAATATAGAGCATGCGGCAACAATTTCCCAAAGTGGATTGCATGTAGTCGCTTAA
- a CDS encoding flagellar hook assembly protein FlgD, translated as MGYVGYSNILGRAEADLAASNMPDHQTQLGSDDFLKLLLTQMQNQDPANPMEDKEYMAQMAQFSSLEQLTKLNTTMEGVADNGEQEQMVSAVSFIGKEVKAEGYTVSRSDGEISKVYYGLGETVANAFINIYDQNQNLVRTTQLGTKAEGTHEFEWDGKDWAGNDVPDGVYTIAMAAEDVDGAPVMVKTEVSGEVSGVVSEGGQQFLHLKDGRYINFLNIREVVSPTVVADSSDETTS; from the coding sequence ATGGGATATGTAGGTTACAGTAATATACTAGGCAGAGCGGAAGCCGATTTGGCAGCCAGCAATATGCCGGACCACCAAACGCAGCTGGGAAGCGATGACTTCTTAAAACTACTTTTGACCCAGATGCAGAATCAGGATCCTGCAAACCCCATGGAAGATAAAGAGTACATGGCGCAAATGGCGCAGTTCTCGAGTCTTGAACAGCTTACCAAACTTAATACTACTATGGAAGGCGTGGCCGACAATGGAGAGCAGGAACAGATGGTTTCCGCAGTAAGCTTTATCGGCAAAGAAGTGAAGGCAGAAGGTTACACCGTAAGTCGCTCAGACGGAGAGATCAGTAAAGTCTATTATGGACTAGGTGAAACGGTAGCAAATGCATTTATCAATATTTATGATCAGAATCAGAACCTTGTAAGAACAACCCAGCTCGGTACTAAGGCCGAAGGTACCCACGAATTTGAGTGGGACGGAAAGGACTGGGCAGGGAATGATGTGCCGGATGGTGTCTATACTATTGCAATGGCAGCAGAAGATGTTGATGGCGCACCAGTTATGGTTAAGACGGAAGTCAGTGGTGAAGTTTCAGGAGTCGTTTCTGAGGGCGGACAACAGTTTCTGCATCTCAAAGACGGTCGTTACATCAACTTTCTCAATATTAGAGAAGTTGTCAGTCCCACGGTTGTTGCAGATAGTTCTGACGAAACTACAAGCTAA
- a CDS encoding flagellar hook protein FlgE: protein MGLSASLFSGITGLQAHGDKMSVLGNNIANVNTVGFKSAKMHFEDAISQDVTTATGTAQVGRGVQVGAIYADFAQGSFETTSEATDLAIGGSGFFIVKPKEDETVYYSRAGNFRFDKDGYLTDPHGYVLQGWEVQTSSTTVATGDSTTASEAVRTVGVPTDIRLENFQSAPQATSRINMITNLDSGEESHASSANNPFFSLFEAWDGTADTPVGDSLYGYQSTMKVYDENGSSHNVTTYYDQVTLSNAGGKKVWEYIVTSTPAEDGRLISGTTAFATSSAAGLLMTGTLTFNAAGDLTGTSAFTLKSGVAADGIKNLSNWTLANFSQNGMPLLTANFLSTSNASFTDSVGVATIEMNFGLSNSDLSGSGVTKGWSTGTSAISNASQIGTNITDISRIPNYGSVETSALASTSYSTGSTTLFQSQDGYTAGFLQSVSVDRDGVLTGRYSNGQILELYALTIADFNNRWGLRREGGNLFSETRDSGDALTGRPNSGGKGSIASNSLEASNVDLAVEFVNMITTQRGFQANSKVITTTDSMMGELIQLKR from the coding sequence ATGGGTTTATCAGCATCATTATTTTCAGGAATCACAGGACTACAGGCACATGGCGATAAGATGTCTGTTCTCGGTAATAACATTGCTAACGTTAACACTGTCGGTTTTAAAAGTGCAAAGATGCATTTTGAAGATGCGATCAGTCAGGATGTTACAACTGCGACAGGCACAGCGCAGGTTGGTCGAGGTGTTCAGGTCGGGGCAATTTATGCCGACTTTGCACAGGGATCATTTGAGACAACATCAGAAGCAACAGACCTCGCGATTGGTGGGTCAGGCTTCTTCATAGTAAAGCCAAAGGAAGATGAGACCGTTTATTACAGTAGAGCCGGTAATTTCCGTTTCGATAAAGATGGCTATCTAACAGATCCGCACGGTTATGTGTTGCAGGGCTGGGAAGTTCAAACTTCCTCCACTACAGTTGCTACAGGCGACTCAACAACTGCATCAGAGGCTGTGCGAACTGTAGGGGTGCCGACAGATATTAGGCTAGAAAATTTCCAGTCTGCTCCGCAGGCTACATCGCGTATTAATATGATTACCAACCTTGATTCCGGGGAGGAAAGTCATGCTTCCAGTGCGAACAATCCATTTTTCTCTCTCTTTGAAGCGTGGGATGGAACCGCAGACACGCCAGTAGGTGATTCTCTGTACGGATACCAGTCTACCATGAAAGTTTATGATGAAAATGGTTCTTCCCACAATGTGACCACTTATTATGATCAGGTTACACTCAGTAATGCGGGTGGTAAGAAGGTCTGGGAATACATTGTTACAAGTACGCCTGCTGAAGATGGACGTCTTATAAGTGGCACAACTGCTTTCGCAACATCTTCCGCTGCAGGGTTGCTTATGACCGGGACTTTGACCTTTAACGCTGCGGGAGATCTGACAGGAACATCTGCCTTTACTCTTAAGAGCGGCGTAGCGGCGGACGGCATTAAGAACCTTTCTAACTGGACACTTGCGAACTTCTCGCAGAATGGCATGCCACTATTGACTGCCAACTTCTTGTCCACTTCAAATGCCAGTTTTACTGACTCTGTGGGTGTTGCAACTATTGAAATGAACTTCGGACTCAGCAATTCGGATCTCTCAGGAAGTGGTGTAACTAAAGGCTGGAGCACCGGGACAAGTGCTATTTCGAATGCTTCACAGATCGGAACAAATATTACTGATATCTCCAGAATACCAAATTACGGTAGTGTTGAAACCAGTGCGCTGGCCTCGACCAGTTATAGTACGGGATCAACTACATTATTCCAGTCGCAGGACGGTTACACCGCAGGTTTCTTACAGAGTGTATCAGTCGATAGAGATGGGGTTTTGACCGGACGATACTCAAATGGACAGATCCTTGAATTATACGCCTTGACCATTGCCGACTTTAATAATCGGTGGGGACTCCGGCGGGAAGGGGGTAACCTCTTCTCTGAAACCAGAGACTCAGGGGATGCGCTTACAGGTAGGCCGAATAGCGGAGGAAAGGGCTCAATAGCCTCAAACTCTCTAGAAGCCTCAAACGTTGACCTTGCGGTGGAATTTGTAAACATGATTACCACCCAGCGCGGTTTCCAGGCGAACTCGAAGGTTATCACAACAACTGACTCAATGATGGGTGAACTCATCCAGCTCAAGCGCTAA
- a CDS encoding flagellin N-terminal helical domain-containing protein encodes MSLVINHNLMAMTATRNLDQAYGNLGVSTRRLSSGLRVGTAADDAAGLAIRELMRADVKSLNQGMRNANDAISMIQTADGALQVIDEKLIRMKELATQASTGTYNSDQRLIIDSEFQAMASEITRIANATDFNGIHLLNGNLSGATSAHNGNGVHSTGPMKVHFGAGNDSAEDYYYISVATSTASALGVNTAISTQALAQQALEKIQNAIISKDKIRANLGAMQNRLENTITNLSIQAENVQASESRISDVDVATEMTEFVRNQILTQAAVAMLSQANSLPKMAMQLIGG; translated from the coding sequence ATGTCCTTAGTCATTAACCACAACCTTATGGCGATGACCGCTACGCGAAATCTTGATCAAGCGTACGGCAACCTCGGCGTCTCCACCCGACGCCTCTCGTCCGGACTAAGAGTTGGAACAGCAGCAGATGATGCTGCCGGACTGGCGATTCGCGAACTTATGCGAGCAGACGTTAAGTCTTTGAATCAGGGAATGAGAAACGCAAATGATGCGATTTCCATGATTCAGACTGCTGATGGAGCTTTGCAGGTTATCGATGAAAAACTCATCCGCATGAAAGAACTTGCAACCCAGGCATCGACCGGTACTTACAACTCCGATCAGCGCCTGATTATCGATTCAGAATTTCAGGCAATGGCATCGGAAATTACCCGTATTGCCAACGCAACAGATTTTAATGGAATTCACTTGCTGAATGGTAATCTTTCAGGGGCGACCAGCGCGCACAACGGAAACGGCGTGCATTCTACAGGTCCTATGAAGGTTCACTTTGGAGCAGGAAACGATTCTGCTGAAGATTACTACTACATTTCAGTAGCGACTTCTACAGCTTCTGCTCTCGGTGTTAACACCGCTATTTCTACTCAGGCCCTTGCTCAGCAGGCACTTGAGAAGATTCAGAACGCTATTATTTCAAAAGATAAGATTCGTGCGAATCTCGGTGCTATGCAGAATAGGTTGGAGAATACTATCACCAACCTATCAATTCAGGCTGAAAATGTTCAGGCTTCAGAGTCTCGTATCTCTGATGTGGACGTTGCAACTGAAATGACCGAATTTGTAAGGAATCAGATTCTCACTCAGGCCGCAGTAGCAATGCTGTCCCAGGCCAACTCACTGCCTAAGATGGCAATGCAGCTTATAGGCGGATAA
- the rnc gene encoding ribonuclease III, which yields MEEEFLRLQQGIHYRFSQVKHLATALTHSSWANEQAEPCDDNERLEFLGDAVLELSVTEELFKRFPEAHEGQLTKIRSKLVKEKSLSNVALELGLNDFLKLGRGEESQGGRMRSSLLADTMEAVIGAVFLDGGYPEACKLILNLFEDKWPETFKIETSKDFKSQLQEVTQEIFKERPTYVLSGTAGPEHEKVFQVILNLPTGKTFEAEGTSLKKAEQTAAATAIVYLNSKYPEKSDPKG from the coding sequence ATGGAAGAAGAGTTTTTACGCCTACAGCAAGGTATCCACTATCGATTTTCGCAAGTCAAGCATTTAGCTACAGCTTTAACTCATAGTTCATGGGCAAATGAGCAGGCTGAGCCTTGCGATGACAACGAAAGACTTGAATTTCTTGGAGACGCAGTCCTCGAATTGAGCGTAACCGAAGAGCTTTTCAAACGATTTCCAGAGGCTCACGAAGGCCAACTGACTAAAATCAGGTCTAAGTTAGTAAAAGAAAAAAGCCTTTCAAACGTTGCCCTCGAACTGGGGCTTAACGACTTTCTGAAGCTAGGAAGGGGCGAAGAATCACAGGGCGGCAGAATGCGCTCATCCTTACTGGCAGATACAATGGAAGCGGTAATCGGAGCAGTTTTTCTTGATGGGGGTTACCCTGAAGCGTGCAAATTAATACTAAATTTATTTGAAGATAAATGGCCTGAAACATTTAAAATCGAAACATCGAAAGATTTTAAAAGTCAATTACAAGAAGTCACTCAGGAAATATTTAAAGAACGACCAACATATGTGCTGAGCGGAACTGCAGGCCCTGAGCATGAAAAAGTATTTCAGGTAATTTTAAATTTGCCGACGGGAAAAACTTTTGAAGCAGAAGGAACAAGTCTAAAAAAAGCGGAACAAACTGCGGCTGCGACTGCAATTGTTTATTTGAATTCCAAATATCCAGAAAAATCTGACCCAAAAGGCTAA
- a CDS encoding acetate--CoA ligase family protein: MQSYSSLAALFEPASIAIIGATSDPANPGNIAVSNLLASGYKGKIFPVNGEGEEVLGFKSFSSVSDIPRFTDLAIICLSPAEVVRTVEMLAELPVHAVIVPTEGFGETGREGYMLEQRLAKISKNSGMAILGPNCLGLMNSSIFMNASLATDYITHGNIAFFSQSGALCNTALDWANSEGVGFSKFISLGNKAVLSEATMLRYLANDPDTKVIVGYCETLKDGQDFLRVAYDTTSKKPLILLRAGGTAAGARAASAHSGALTGSTDAYNAAFNQAGVLQATDIEDMFNLAHAFSCQPLPEGPNVAIVTNSGGPGILAADMCEKGTLNISRPSSATLEKMKDFLGPHAALYNPIDMIGDANAETYAKTIRAVIEDDVFDSVLVILTPAANILGEVEKVAADLLVAAETSTKPIVACFMGDPSVEKARKLLRDGGIPCYDFPESAVRSLDAMARCHRWQNKDWPIEVCFRRDIAKAKSIVANSRRVGMMELVELDAQHLASAYELPVPETVLARTSNQAAKAAKRIGYPVVLKVASPQISRKDDLGLVVTDLHTPQDLRRAFQQITARAARRRKDAYITGCLVQAMGPKDSHEVEISFRRDAQFGALIRFSLGGIHADMLGDVSSRLAPLALNDAQEMIREVTAYPVLRGARAGAAVNLGALEDILLMVSQMASDIPEIQEAEFSPIIAGPDGAVVANMRMTIG; encoded by the coding sequence ATGCAATCTTATTCATCATTAGCGGCTCTTTTTGAGCCCGCATCTATCGCCATTATCGGGGCTACTTCAGATCCGGCTAATCCCGGAAATATTGCAGTGTCCAATCTTCTTGCCTCAGGATATAAGGGCAAAATCTTCCCAGTCAATGGTGAAGGTGAAGAAGTTCTTGGATTTAAGTCCTTTTCTTCTGTTTCGGACATCCCTCGCTTTACCGATTTAGCCATTATATGTCTATCTCCTGCTGAGGTTGTCAGGACAGTGGAAATGCTAGCTGAGCTTCCTGTTCACGCGGTGATTGTTCCCACTGAAGGTTTCGGTGAGACTGGCCGCGAAGGGTATATGCTCGAGCAGCGCCTTGCTAAGATCTCAAAAAATAGTGGGATGGCCATATTAGGCCCGAATTGTCTTGGATTAATGAATTCTTCAATTTTCATGAATGCAAGTCTTGCTACTGACTACATCACGCATGGTAATATTGCATTCTTTTCTCAGTCCGGTGCTCTGTGCAATACTGCACTCGATTGGGCAAATAGTGAAGGAGTCGGTTTTTCAAAATTTATTAGTCTTGGAAATAAGGCAGTTCTCAGCGAAGCGACAATGCTGCGCTATCTTGCCAATGATCCAGATACTAAAGTTATCGTTGGTTATTGCGAAACTTTGAAAGACGGACAGGATTTTTTAAGGGTTGCCTACGACACCACCAGCAAGAAGCCTTTAATTTTGCTTAGGGCTGGCGGAACGGCTGCCGGTGCGCGTGCTGCATCAGCTCATTCCGGTGCTTTGACCGGATCAACCGATGCATACAACGCAGCGTTCAATCAGGCTGGAGTTTTGCAAGCCACTGATATCGAGGATATGTTCAACTTGGCTCACGCTTTTTCATGTCAGCCACTGCCGGAAGGGCCAAATGTTGCTATTGTCACAAATTCCGGTGGTCCCGGAATTCTTGCAGCTGATATGTGCGAGAAGGGTACTCTTAATATTTCGCGTCCGTCTTCAGCTACTCTTGAAAAGATGAAAGACTTCCTCGGGCCGCATGCTGCATTGTACAACCCTATTGATATGATCGGTGATGCAAACGCGGAAACTTATGCAAAGACAATTAGAGCGGTAATTGAGGACGACGTTTTCGATTCAGTTCTGGTTATTCTTACCCCTGCCGCAAATATTTTGGGTGAAGTAGAAAAAGTTGCTGCGGACCTGCTTGTGGCGGCTGAGACCTCTACAAAACCAATTGTAGCGTGTTTTATGGGAGATCCTTCTGTGGAGAAGGCTAGAAAATTGCTCCGCGATGGTGGAATTCCATGTTACGATTTTCCAGAGTCAGCAGTGAGAAGTCTTGATGCGATGGCTCGTTGCCACAGATGGCAGAACAAAGATTGGCCCATCGAAGTTTGTTTTAGGCGTGATATTGCTAAAGCTAAAAGTATTGTAGCAAATTCCAGAAGAGTCGGCATGATGGAACTTGTCGAGCTGGATGCACAGCACTTAGCATCTGCTTATGAACTTCCTGTGCCGGAAACTGTGCTTGCGCGTACTTCAAATCAGGCGGCAAAAGCGGCTAAAAGAATCGGGTATCCCGTAGTTCTTAAAGTTGCTTCTCCTCAGATATCGAGGAAAGACGATCTTGGACTGGTTGTAACCGATCTTCATACTCCTCAAGATCTTAGGCGGGCATTTCAGCAAATAACAGCCCGTGCAGCGCGTAGGCGTAAAGATGCGTATATTACCGGCTGTCTTGTTCAGGCTATGGGGCCTAAGGATTCGCACGAAGTCGAAATTTCTTTCCGCCGTGACGCTCAATTCGGAGCTCTTATACGGTTTTCTCTTGGTGGCATTCACGCAGATATGTTGGGAGATGTGTCATCAAGACTTGCTCCACTTGCGTTAAATGATGCACAGGAAATGATTCGCGAAGTTACGGCTTATCCTGTTCTACGGGGAGCAAGAGCCGGGGCTGCGGTCAATCTAGGTGCCTTAGAAGATATATTGCTTATGGTTTCTCAGATGGCTTCAGATATACCTGAGATTCAAGAAGCAGAGTTTAGTCCCATTATTGCGGGACCTGATGGGGCGGTTGTCGCCAATATGCGTATGACAATCGGTTAA